A stretch of Aulosira sp. FACHB-615 DNA encodes these proteins:
- a CDS encoding Dyp-type peroxidase, with protein MTISKNQTQLDFSDIQGYIVRGYNMDFARHFVLQVQDAKAAKKFIGNLVNGNESIPQITTAALWEVKPSYCLNIGFTFEGLKALQFGNVDQSFSDKHYLSFKKGANHPEIAKKLGDVGESSPENWKGGLGTSNTHILLSLYAQDSEILEQQSDQLRILFQEKQALKELSCLDGAKLPDEQGKPSDIIHFGYNDGISQPKIEGVPSKAGLPSSLDPQPVIPAYDFILLDEPKAPYYIPTPNKLGLNGSFAAFRVLEQDVAGFEKFLQEQKDKIEPEKLAAKMCGRWRNGVPLVLSPDADQLSPPEKPITYEQFNNFNYLQEDPKGYKCPIGSHIRRTNPRDANIKGVTKIHRLLRRGMPYGPAYNPNCPNDGYERGLLGLFICVSLERQFEFVMEEWVNKGKFATLPENAQDPLLGVNDSNQSQFDIPVSPDQPSIKLTSFERFVKTKGGAYCFLPSITALQYIASN; from the coding sequence ATGACAATTAGTAAAAATCAAACACAGCTTGATTTCAGTGATATACAGGGTTATATCGTCCGTGGCTATAACATGGATTTTGCAAGACATTTTGTCCTTCAGGTTCAAGATGCAAAAGCTGCCAAAAAATTTATTGGTAACTTAGTAAATGGTAATGAATCAATTCCCCAAATTACTACTGCTGCATTGTGGGAAGTAAAACCGAGTTACTGCTTGAATATTGGATTTACTTTTGAGGGGTTAAAAGCACTACAATTTGGAAATGTTGATCAATCTTTTTCAGATAAGCATTATCTTTCCTTTAAAAAAGGTGCTAATCATCCAGAAATAGCAAAGAAATTAGGTGATGTTGGAGAAAGCTCTCCTGAAAATTGGAAAGGTGGATTAGGAACATCTAATACTCATATTTTACTATCTCTCTATGCTCAAGATAGTGAGATATTAGAGCAACAATCAGATCAACTGCGAATACTTTTTCAGGAAAAACAAGCATTGAAAGAATTATCTTGCTTGGATGGAGCTAAACTTCCTGATGAGCAAGGTAAACCTAGCGATATCATTCATTTTGGTTACAACGATGGAATTTCCCAACCAAAAATAGAAGGTGTTCCCTCAAAGGCTGGACTTCCATCATCTCTCGATCCTCAACCAGTGATTCCTGCTTATGACTTTATCCTACTAGATGAACCAAAAGCTCCTTACTACATACCAACTCCTAATAAGTTGGGTTTAAATGGTAGTTTTGCTGCTTTTCGAGTGCTGGAACAGGATGTAGCTGGATTTGAAAAGTTCCTTCAAGAGCAAAAAGATAAAATTGAGCCAGAAAAACTAGCAGCTAAAATGTGTGGTCGATGGCGCAATGGTGTCCCGCTAGTCCTTTCTCCAGATGCTGACCAACTTTCACCCCCCGAAAAACCAATTACTTACGAACAATTTAATAATTTTAACTATCTTCAGGAAGACCCAAAAGGATATAAATGTCCTATTGGTTCACACATACGGCGCACAAATCCTCGTGATGCGAATATAAAAGGGGTAACAAAAATTCACCGACTCCTCCGTAGGGGAATGCCTTATGGGCCTGCTTATAACCCTAATTGCCCTAATGATGGTTATGAAAGGGGATTACTAGGACTATTCATTTGTGTGAGCCTAGAGCGCCAATTTGAATTTGTCATGGAAGAGTGGGTGAATAAAGGAAAGTTTGCTACTCTGCCTGAAAATGCCCAAGATCCTTTGCTTGGTGTTAATGACAGTAATCAAAGTCAATTCGATATTCCTGTCTCTCCCGACCAACCTTCTATCAAGCTGACTAGTTTTGAGCGATTTGTTAAAACTAAAGGTGGAGCTTACTGTTTTTTACCTAGTATTACCGCCTTGCAATATATAGCTAGTAATTGA